One Scleropages formosus chromosome 8, fSclFor1.1, whole genome shotgun sequence DNA window includes the following coding sequences:
- the eif3s6ip gene encoding eukaryotic translation initiation factor 3 subunit L isoform X2 has protein sequence MSCRPIVCPVRALNRKYMRSKMFMRTDAVFLILYKELYYRHIYAKVSGGPTLDQRFESYYNYCNLFNYILNADGPAPLELPNQWLWDIIDEFIYQFQSFSQYRCKTAKKSEEEIEFLRNNPKIWNVHSVLNVLHSLVDKSNINRQLEVYTSGGDPESVAGEYGRHSLYKMLGYFSLVGLLRLHSLLGDYYQAIKVLENIELNKKSMYSRVPECQITTYYYVGFAYLMMRRYQDAIRVFANILLYIQRTRNMFQRSTYKYEMINKQNEQMHGLLAIALTMYPMRIDESIHTQLREKYGDKMLRMQKGDLQVFEELFSFACPKFLSPVVPNYDNVHPNYHKEPFQQQLKVFAEEVQQQAQLSTIRSFLKLYTTMPAAKLAGFLDMAEQEFRIQLLVFKHKMKNLVWTSGISALDGEFQSASEVDFYVDKDMIHIADAKVARRYGDFFIRQIRKFEELNRTLMKMSVTGSTGSSSSTNTSSRAT, from the exons ATGAGCTGCAGGCCAATCGTGTGTCCAGTGAGAGCATTGAACAGAAAATATATGAGATCCAAGATGTTTATGAGAACAG ATGCTGTGTTTTTAATCCTATACAAAGAGCTGTATTACAGACACATCTACGCCAAAGTCAGC GGTGGACCGACCCTTGACCAGAGGTTTGAGTCTTACTACAATTACTGCAACCTCTTCAATTACATTTTAA ATGCAGATGGACCTGCCCCTTTGGAGCTTCCCAATCAATGGCTATGGGATATCATTGATGAATTCATCTATCAGTTTCAGTCCTTCAGCCAGTATCGCTGTAAGACAGCAAAGAAGTCAGAGGAGGAGATCGAGTTCTTAAGAAACAACCCTAAGATCTGGAACGTTCACAGTGTACTTAATGTTCTGCATTCACTTGTGGACAAGAGCAACATTAAtcgacagctggaggtgtacACCAGTGGag GGGACCCAGAGAGCGTGGCGGGTGAGTATGGCCGCCACTCCCTCTACAAGATGCTGGGCTACTTCAGCCTAGTGGGTCTGCTGCGACTGCACTCCCTTCTGGGTGATTACTACCAGGCTATTAAGGTTCTGGAGAACATTGAACTCAACAAAAAG AGCATGTATTCCCGTGTGCCGGAGTGTCAGATCACTACCTACTACTATGTAGGCTTTGCCTACCTCATGATGCGGCGGTACCAGGATGCCATCCGTGTCTTTGCCAACATTCTGCTTTACATCCAGCGGACAAGAAATATGTTCCAGAGGTCAACCTACAAATACGAAATG ATTAACAAGCAAAATGAGCAGATGCATGGCCTACTGGCCATAGCCCTCACCATGTACCCCATGCGTATTGATGAGAGCATTCACACTCAGCTGCGTGAAAAGTATGGGGACAAGATGCTACGTATGCAGAAGGG GGACCTGCAGGTGTTCGAAGAGCTTTTCAGCTTTGCATGTCCTAAGTTCTTGTCCCCTGTGGTGCCCAACTACGACAACGTTCACCCCAACTACCACAAGGAACCcttccagcagcagctgaaggTATTTGCAGAAGAGGTCCAACAACAGGCCCAGCTGTCCACCATCCGAAG CTTTCTCAAGTTGTACACCACTATGCCTGCCGCCAAACTGGCGGGGTTTCTGGATATGGCGGAACAAGAGTTCCGCATTCAGCTGCTAGTTTTCAAGCACAAAATGAAGAACCTGGTGTGGACCAGCGGCATCTCTGCTCTCGACGGAGAGTTCCAGTCCGCTTCTGAAGTCGACTTCTACGTTGACAAA gACATGATACATATTGCAGATGCCAAAGTTGCCCGCCGGTACGGTGACTTTTTCATCCGACAAATTCGCAAGTTTGAGGAG CTGAACCGAACTCTGATGAAGATGTCCGTTACTGGAAGTACTGGTTCCAGTAGCAGCACCAACACGTCCAGTCGTGCCACATAA
- the eif3s6ip gene encoding eukaryotic translation initiation factor 3 subunit L isoform X1, with translation MYQNDDVDGDYDPYSYPADYDLHTGDPKADLAYERQYEQQTYHVIPEVIKNFLQYFHKTISDLIDQKVYELQANRVSSESIEQKIYEIQDVYENSWNKLTDRFFKTSPWPEAEAIASLVGNDAVFLILYKELYYRHIYAKVSGGPTLDQRFESYYNYCNLFNYILNADGPAPLELPNQWLWDIIDEFIYQFQSFSQYRCKTAKKSEEEIEFLRNNPKIWNVHSVLNVLHSLVDKSNINRQLEVYTSGGDPESVAGEYGRHSLYKMLGYFSLVGLLRLHSLLGDYYQAIKVLENIELNKKSMYSRVPECQITTYYYVGFAYLMMRRYQDAIRVFANILLYIQRTRNMFQRSTYKYEMINKQNEQMHGLLAIALTMYPMRIDESIHTQLREKYGDKMLRMQKGDLQVFEELFSFACPKFLSPVVPNYDNVHPNYHKEPFQQQLKVFAEEVQQQAQLSTIRSFLKLYTTMPAAKLAGFLDMAEQEFRIQLLVFKHKMKNLVWTSGISALDGEFQSASEVDFYVDKDMIHIADAKVARRYGDFFIRQIRKFEELNRTLMKMSVTGSTGSSSSTNTSSRAT, from the exons ATGTACCAGAACGACGACGTGGATGGAGAC TACGACCCTTATTCGTACCCCGCCGATTACGATCTCCATACTG GTGACCCCAAGGCGGACCTAGCCTATGAGCGCCAGTATGAGCAGCAGACCTACCACGTCATTCCAGAGGTCATTAAGAACTTCCTGCAGTACTTCCACAAGACCATTTCAGACCTAATTGACCAGAAGGTGTATGAGCTGCAGGCCAATCGTGTGTCCAGTGAGAGCATTGAACAGAAAATATATGAGATCCAAGATGTTTATGAGAACAG TTGGAACAAGCTGACTGATCGCTTCTTCAAGACATCACCTTGGCCCGAGGCAGAAGCAATTGCTTCGTTAGTGGGTAATG ATGCTGTGTTTTTAATCCTATACAAAGAGCTGTATTACAGACACATCTACGCCAAAGTCAGC GGTGGACCGACCCTTGACCAGAGGTTTGAGTCTTACTACAATTACTGCAACCTCTTCAATTACATTTTAA ATGCAGATGGACCTGCCCCTTTGGAGCTTCCCAATCAATGGCTATGGGATATCATTGATGAATTCATCTATCAGTTTCAGTCCTTCAGCCAGTATCGCTGTAAGACAGCAAAGAAGTCAGAGGAGGAGATCGAGTTCTTAAGAAACAACCCTAAGATCTGGAACGTTCACAGTGTACTTAATGTTCTGCATTCACTTGTGGACAAGAGCAACATTAAtcgacagctggaggtgtacACCAGTGGag GGGACCCAGAGAGCGTGGCGGGTGAGTATGGCCGCCACTCCCTCTACAAGATGCTGGGCTACTTCAGCCTAGTGGGTCTGCTGCGACTGCACTCCCTTCTGGGTGATTACTACCAGGCTATTAAGGTTCTGGAGAACATTGAACTCAACAAAAAG AGCATGTATTCCCGTGTGCCGGAGTGTCAGATCACTACCTACTACTATGTAGGCTTTGCCTACCTCATGATGCGGCGGTACCAGGATGCCATCCGTGTCTTTGCCAACATTCTGCTTTACATCCAGCGGACAAGAAATATGTTCCAGAGGTCAACCTACAAATACGAAATG ATTAACAAGCAAAATGAGCAGATGCATGGCCTACTGGCCATAGCCCTCACCATGTACCCCATGCGTATTGATGAGAGCATTCACACTCAGCTGCGTGAAAAGTATGGGGACAAGATGCTACGTATGCAGAAGGG GGACCTGCAGGTGTTCGAAGAGCTTTTCAGCTTTGCATGTCCTAAGTTCTTGTCCCCTGTGGTGCCCAACTACGACAACGTTCACCCCAACTACCACAAGGAACCcttccagcagcagctgaaggTATTTGCAGAAGAGGTCCAACAACAGGCCCAGCTGTCCACCATCCGAAG CTTTCTCAAGTTGTACACCACTATGCCTGCCGCCAAACTGGCGGGGTTTCTGGATATGGCGGAACAAGAGTTCCGCATTCAGCTGCTAGTTTTCAAGCACAAAATGAAGAACCTGGTGTGGACCAGCGGCATCTCTGCTCTCGACGGAGAGTTCCAGTCCGCTTCTGAAGTCGACTTCTACGTTGACAAA gACATGATACATATTGCAGATGCCAAAGTTGCCCGCCGGTACGGTGACTTTTTCATCCGACAAATTCGCAAGTTTGAGGAG CTGAACCGAACTCTGATGAAGATGTCCGTTACTGGAAGTACTGGTTCCAGTAGCAGCACCAACACGTCCAGTCGTGCCACATAA